Proteins encoded in a region of the Brevefilum fermentans genome:
- a CDS encoding amino acid ABC transporter permease, producing the protein MDFAKFFQYIASGTAYTVGVTLIALPFGLVLGLILSLLHVYGGKLFSRIMAVYSTIMRGIPPIVLLFILYFMVSGNINLSPFWAGSVSLGIVSSAYQMEIIRGALLSVSGSQMMAARSIGMSRMQAIQHIIIPQALRLAIPPWSNEAAIVIKDSSLVYALGVPEILRRAQLISASTQEPFLAYITAGLIYFALVFITNRLLNRLEKRLAIPANP; encoded by the coding sequence ATGGATTTTGCCAAATTCTTCCAGTACATTGCTTCTGGAACAGCCTACACGGTTGGTGTTACACTGATTGCCCTGCCCTTCGGTCTGGTATTGGGATTAATCCTCTCATTGTTGCACGTATACGGTGGGAAGCTCTTCTCCAGGATCATGGCTGTTTACAGTACCATCATGCGCGGTATTCCTCCCATTGTTCTGCTGTTCATCCTGTATTTCATGGTCTCGGGCAACATCAACCTTTCGCCCTTCTGGGCGGGGTCGGTCTCACTGGGTATTGTCAGCAGCGCCTACCAGATGGAGATCATCCGCGGTGCCTTGCTTTCCGTCAGTGGTAGCCAGATGATGGCGGCTCGCTCAATTGGCATGAGCAGAATGCAGGCTATCCAGCATATCATCATCCCCCAAGCCCTGCGCCTGGCCATCCCGCCCTGGTCAAATGAGGCTGCCATTGTCATCAAGGACTCATCACTCGTCTACGCCCTGGGTGTCCCAGAGATATTGCGCCGCGCTCAGTTGATCAGCGCCAGCACGCAGGAACCCTTCTTAGCATACATCACTGCAGGGCTGATTTACTTCGCGCTGGTGTTTATCACCAACCGACTCTTAAACCGCCTGGAAAAACGGCTGGCGATTCCCGCCAACCCTTAA
- a CDS encoding amino acid ABC transporter ATP-binding protein, translating to MAEPILVIKGLTKAYGKNVVFHDIDITVNEGDTVVIIGPSGTGKSTLLRCINLLTRANAGQIWLDGDEITAHGHNEDEVRQHVGMVFQNFLLFNHLTALDNVKIGLSRVKKLPNEVAEEKAMQELNRVGLLDRAGHYPGQLSGGQQQRVAIARALAMDPRIMLFDEPTSALDPELIGEVLEVMRNLAREGMTMLVVTHEMGFAREVANRIIFLENGSIVEEGSPDEMFNRPKYERTRSFLWKISELYGDTESEA from the coding sequence ATGGCAGAACCGATCCTGGTTATCAAAGGACTCACCAAAGCATATGGCAAAAATGTCGTTTTCCATGACATCGATATAACCGTCAATGAAGGCGACACCGTGGTGATCATCGGGCCCAGCGGGACGGGAAAAAGCACCCTGCTGCGCTGCATCAACCTGCTTACCAGAGCCAATGCAGGACAGATCTGGCTGGATGGTGATGAGATCACCGCCCATGGACACAATGAAGACGAGGTCCGCCAGCATGTGGGTATGGTTTTTCAAAATTTTCTACTCTTCAACCATCTGACCGCGCTGGACAATGTCAAAATCGGGCTCAGCAGAGTCAAAAAGCTCCCCAATGAAGTAGCTGAAGAGAAAGCAATGCAGGAGCTCAATCGAGTGGGGCTGTTAGACCGGGCGGGGCATTACCCGGGTCAGCTCTCCGGTGGACAACAGCAGCGCGTCGCCATTGCCCGCGCCCTTGCCATGGACCCCCGCATCATGCTCTTCGATGAACCGACCTCGGCGCTGGATCCCGAATTGATCGGTGAGGTGCTCGAGGTCATGCGAAACCTGGCCAGGGAAGGGATGACCATGCTTGTGGTTACTCACGAAATGGGTTTCGCCCGTGAAGTAGCCAATCGCATCATTTTTTTAGAGAATGGCAGCATCGTCGAAGAGGGGTCGCCGGATGAGATGTTCAACCGGCCAAAATATGAACGGACACGTTCCTTCCTGTGGAAGATCAGTGAACTGTACGGCGATACGGAAAGCGAAGCATAA
- a CDS encoding substrate-binding periplasmic protein: protein MKHRNVLLLVILLALALTACQKKSDNFVVGTSADYPPYEYVDEAGNLAGFDIELMAEIAKRMDVKIEWQDMPFDSLIQAVQEGKIDASISCFNYSEERAQLVDFSDPYHTSEDAFIAMKGFIKDFTKAEDAANYKLGVQSGTMQDEWITEELIETGLMSESNLSRYERVDQAALDLKAGRIDILMADDVPAGVIASQDDDLEIIYKEMLYTGPINIVLPKGSTDLQAKINRIIAELKAEGFIEKLAIKYFYE, encoded by the coding sequence ATGAAACACCGCAACGTTTTACTACTGGTTATATTACTGGCATTGGCACTCACAGCGTGCCAAAAGAAATCCGACAATTTTGTCGTCGGTACATCAGCAGATTATCCCCCCTACGAATACGTCGATGAAGCCGGGAACCTGGCTGGTTTTGACATCGAACTGATGGCAGAGATCGCAAAACGCATGGATGTGAAAATCGAGTGGCAGGATATGCCCTTCGACAGCCTGATCCAGGCCGTCCAGGAAGGCAAGATTGATGCTTCAATCTCTTGTTTTAATTACTCCGAAGAGCGCGCCCAACTGGTCGATTTTTCCGATCCTTATCACACCTCTGAGGATGCCTTCATCGCGATGAAAGGCTTTATCAAAGACTTTACCAAAGCCGAAGATGCAGCAAATTACAAACTCGGTGTCCAATCTGGCACGATGCAGGATGAATGGATCACCGAGGAGTTAATTGAAACTGGTTTGATGAGCGAGAGCAACCTCTCCCGCTACGAACGGGTGGACCAGGCTGCTCTTGATCTTAAAGCTGGCAGGATCGATATTTTGATGGCGGATGATGTCCCCGCCGGCGTCATCGCCAGCCAGGATGATGATCTTGAAATCATCTACAAAGAAATGCTCTATACAGGGCCGATTAACATCGTCCTTCCAAAAGGTTCTACTGACTTGCAGGCTAAAATTAACCGCATCATTGCTGAATTAAAAGCAGAAGGCTTCATCGAAAAACTGGCGATCAAGTATTTTTACGAATAA